A single window of Luteipulveratus halotolerans DNA harbors:
- a CDS encoding F510_1955 family glycosylhydrolase, which translates to MLTPVTKPVSRRAAIAGLAGTVGLVATACGPKSSSDARPGAASSPSGLADVVITHIHAIAPTPQERGVLLATHEGLFEVVGRRPRRIGPVIDLMGFTIAPSGTYLASGHPGPGSPLPDPVGLIASTDRGRTWKAQSRSGVSDFHALASTTSATLAYDNALRVTKDGRTWFTATMPAPPRALAASAAGTVLATTERGLFLTYNDGQRWSPVRTPRLLVVATWVGSSTIVGADVDGRLVISGDAGRSWQTGAQVGAVDAICARRTGRSVTVDYVVGTAVRRTTDLGRGTSEVFAG; encoded by the coding sequence TTGCTCACCCCGGTCACCAAGCCCGTGTCCCGACGCGCCGCCATCGCCGGCCTCGCCGGCACCGTCGGCCTCGTCGCGACAGCCTGCGGCCCGAAGAGCTCCTCCGACGCGCGCCCTGGGGCAGCGTCCTCACCGAGCGGACTCGCCGACGTCGTCATCACCCACATTCACGCGATCGCCCCGACGCCGCAGGAGCGTGGCGTGCTGCTGGCCACCCACGAAGGACTCTTCGAGGTGGTGGGCCGCCGTCCTCGGCGCATCGGGCCGGTGATTGACCTGATGGGATTCACCATCGCGCCGAGCGGGACCTACCTCGCCTCGGGTCACCCAGGGCCCGGGAGCCCACTGCCCGACCCGGTGGGACTGATCGCATCGACCGACCGAGGGCGAACCTGGAAAGCCCAGTCGCGAAGCGGAGTCTCCGACTTCCACGCCTTGGCCTCGACGACCTCGGCGACCCTCGCGTACGACAACGCCCTGCGCGTGACCAAGGACGGACGCACCTGGTTCACCGCGACCATGCCGGCCCCGCCTCGAGCCCTGGCCGCGTCTGCGGCGGGAACCGTGCTGGCGACGACCGAGAGGGGCCTGTTCCTTACCTACAACGACGGCCAGCGCTGGTCTCCGGTCCGCACGCCGCGCCTCCTGGTGGTCGCAACATGGGTGGGCTCATCAACGATCGTTGGCGCCGACGTCGACGGCCGGCTGGTCATCAGCGGTGATGCCGGACGCAGCTGGCAGACAGGGGCGCAGGTCGGCGCCGTCGATGCGATCTGCGCCCGCCGAACCGGTAGATCGGTCACCGTCGACTACGTCGTCGGCACTGCCGTGCGGCGTACCACCGACCTCGGGAGAGGTACGTCCGAGGTGTTTGCGGGATGA
- a CDS encoding DUF418 domain-containing protein — MTPADQPISPRRPGRALTLEQPSVSRRRRREEGARSPRHAAKSDAGRLLALDAARGVALAGMVIINVGPVKVNGLLDRLYLAPYGRASILFVLVAGISMTFFLRSRRRDARRWPTLVWRSVLFLFGGLLMQSLTPEVSVILPMYGVLFVLALAVQRLPRQALLGLAVAMAALGPAVIVTHETLDGHGQHFTTAPTIAAPIRGIAHSVLLSGPYPVLAWVVPFLIGMWVAGLDLSSRVTLNAMIAWGALLTTTGLAGAVVGPALTGRTDGYAKLLTGAAHGQMPLWLVSSISGAVCAVAVFLRSWHVIGRYCGLLVTAGQMALSLYVVHFLIIAVTTRADTRAIGVVMSTALITALLAFAHVWLRLSDIGPLERVIRAAWLRRVSGPPRRARA; from the coding sequence ATGACGCCAGCGGACCAGCCCATCTCCCCACGCCGGCCGGGCCGAGCGCTCACCCTCGAGCAGCCGTCCGTGTCCCGGCGCCGACGCCGCGAGGAGGGAGCTCGATCACCGCGTCATGCCGCGAAGTCGGACGCCGGCAGGCTGCTGGCCCTGGATGCCGCACGAGGCGTTGCTCTGGCAGGCATGGTGATCATCAATGTCGGGCCGGTGAAGGTGAACGGTCTACTGGATCGCCTCTACCTGGCTCCGTACGGCAGGGCGTCGATCCTCTTCGTCCTGGTCGCCGGCATCAGCATGACCTTCTTCCTCCGCTCACGCCGACGCGATGCGCGGCGCTGGCCCACCCTGGTGTGGCGCTCCGTGCTGTTCCTCTTCGGCGGTCTGCTGATGCAGTCACTCACCCCGGAGGTGAGCGTCATCCTGCCGATGTACGGAGTGCTGTTCGTGCTCGCCCTGGCCGTGCAGCGCCTCCCGCGGCAGGCCCTTCTCGGTCTTGCGGTAGCCATGGCTGCGCTGGGCCCAGCGGTGATCGTCACGCACGAGACACTGGATGGTCACGGGCAGCACTTCACGACAGCGCCGACGATCGCAGCCCCGATTCGGGGCATCGCCCACAGCGTGCTGCTGTCCGGCCCCTACCCGGTGCTCGCATGGGTCGTGCCGTTCCTCATCGGGATGTGGGTCGCCGGCCTTGACCTGTCCAGCCGGGTCACGCTCAACGCGATGATCGCCTGGGGCGCGCTCCTGACCACGACGGGCCTGGCCGGGGCCGTCGTCGGGCCTGCTCTGACCGGCCGCACGGACGGTTACGCCAAGCTGCTCACCGGCGCCGCTCACGGTCAGATGCCGCTGTGGCTGGTCAGCAGCATCAGTGGCGCGGTGTGCGCGGTGGCCGTCTTCTTGCGCTCCTGGCACGTCATCGGCCGTTACTGCGGCCTCCTGGTCACGGCCGGGCAGATGGCGCTCAGCCTGTACGTCGTCCACTTCCTCATCATTGCCGTGACCACGCGCGCCGACACCCGTGCCATCGGGGTCGTGATGAGCACAGCGCTCATCACCGCACTGCTGGCGTTCGCCCACGTCTGGCTCCGCCTGAGCGACATCGGCCCTCTCGAGCGAGTGATCCGCGCAGCATGGCTCCGCCGCGTCAGCGGTCCACCGCGGCGGGCTCGCGCATGA
- a CDS encoding gamma-glutamyltransferase, with protein MTDNLPAPSRRQALAGIAALGLAGCSTPPSPPQPTASPPTLLPPSAPPSSTTGRLNAYGVSSGHPLASQAGLKTLSAGGTAVDAAIAAAFADAVLQPASSGIGGGGVSIVVRDGRAQNYDYREVVNRAGRIPRSGTGIPGFVAGMAALHRDHGRLPWSTLLQPAIALASDGAPVSRYLADTINAPLGRRVTKALPHFHASTGKPLTAGQRLIQAELARTMQQLARDGEDYFYRGAFTRALTQVEGLDASSLNAYRLQVSQPASGPVGSYTMLSGAPALPGAAIIQMVQVAQAAGIGDLDPDSAAFIDVQSQAWQIADQSVQTLFGDPAFVTVPVARLTDPAANADLARSMKRRPTARIGPKYTGAPNTTHISVVDAHGTAVSMTNTITNYWGSGQYVGGFFLNDQIGRFGDIGTTRANTPSPGRRSVTWSSPSMLLDDQSRPALVIGAPGGRQIPNTTASVVLRWALHHQSLPDAVRAPRFILDEGDLRLEAATHRNALTRLGYRARVTAPSTRANYGSVQALDVSWGDQAVRSYADPRRSAGYAVATGTPPPP; from the coding sequence ATGACCGACAACTTGCCCGCGCCGAGCCGCCGCCAAGCTCTGGCGGGGATCGCCGCGCTAGGCCTCGCCGGATGCTCCACACCACCGAGCCCACCCCAGCCAACAGCGAGCCCACCCACCCTGCTGCCGCCCAGCGCGCCACCGAGCAGCACCACTGGCCGACTGAATGCCTACGGCGTCAGCTCCGGCCACCCCCTCGCCTCGCAGGCCGGGCTGAAGACCCTGTCCGCCGGCGGCACCGCAGTGGACGCGGCGATCGCTGCTGCCTTCGCCGATGCGGTACTGCAACCCGCGTCCTCAGGAATTGGCGGAGGCGGAGTCAGCATCGTCGTCCGCGATGGGCGTGCCCAGAACTACGACTACCGCGAGGTCGTCAACCGGGCCGGTCGAATCCCCCGCAGCGGCACCGGGATCCCCGGGTTCGTCGCCGGGATGGCCGCCCTGCACCGCGACCATGGGCGGCTGCCCTGGAGCACCCTCCTGCAACCAGCCATTGCGCTGGCCTCCGACGGTGCCCCGGTGTCCCGGTATCTCGCCGACACCATCAACGCCCCTCTTGGCCGACGTGTGACCAAAGCCCTCCCCCACTTCCACGCCAGCACCGGCAAGCCCCTCACCGCGGGTCAGCGACTCATCCAGGCCGAGCTGGCTCGCACCATGCAGCAGCTCGCACGCGACGGGGAGGACTACTTCTACCGCGGCGCGTTCACCCGAGCGCTCACCCAGGTCGAGGGCCTGGACGCATCGTCGTTGAATGCCTACCGGCTCCAGGTCTCCCAGCCGGCGAGCGGGCCCGTCGGCTCGTACACGATGCTCTCGGGGGCACCGGCCCTCCCCGGTGCGGCGATCATCCAAATGGTGCAGGTCGCACAGGCCGCCGGAATCGGCGACCTCGACCCCGACTCCGCCGCGTTCATCGACGTGCAGTCCCAGGCGTGGCAGATCGCCGACCAGTCAGTTCAGACCCTGTTCGGCGATCCCGCCTTCGTCACCGTGCCGGTGGCCCGGCTGACCGACCCGGCGGCCAACGCTGACCTGGCCCGGTCAATGAAGCGCCGGCCCACCGCGAGGATCGGCCCGAAGTACACCGGCGCACCCAACACCACTCACATCTCTGTCGTCGATGCCCACGGCACAGCCGTCTCGATGACCAACACGATCACCAACTACTGGGGATCTGGGCAGTACGTCGGCGGCTTCTTCCTCAACGACCAGATCGGACGCTTCGGCGACATCGGCACCACGAGGGCGAACACACCATCCCCCGGGCGACGGTCGGTGACCTGGAGCTCACCCTCCATGCTGCTCGATGACCAGAGCCGGCCCGCTCTGGTGATCGGAGCCCCTGGAGGCCGGCAGATCCCCAACACCACAGCCAGCGTGGTCCTGCGCTGGGCGCTGCATCACCAGTCCTTGCCAGACGCGGTGCGGGCACCACGATTCATCCTCGACGAGGGCGACCTGCGACTCGAAGCCGCGACCCACCGCAACGCTCTCACCAGGCTGGGGTACCGCGCCCGCGTGACGGCACCATCGACCCGCGCGAACTACGGATCCGTCCAAGCCCTCGACGTGTCCTGGGGCGATCAGGCAGTCCGCAGCTACGCCGACCCCCGCCGCTCGGCCGGGTACGCCGTTGCCACCGGCACCCCACCACCACCGTGA
- a CDS encoding cation transporter dimerization domain-containing protein, with the protein MTARPAVRLAGRVACGDRVSAPRGDCSAALVDQATAAVLSVTGVQAVRELRLRWIGHTLRAEVDVTVSSDLSQAEAHDIAHDVQARLLDRVRRLTAATVHPSPAGSR; encoded by the coding sequence CTGACAGCGCGGCCCGCCGTTCGACTCGCAGGGAGAGTCGCATGCGGGGACCGTGTCAGTGCGCCTCGGGGTGACTGCTCAGCTGCTCTGGTCGACCAGGCCACGGCGGCGGTGCTCTCGGTAACTGGAGTGCAAGCCGTGCGCGAGCTGCGTCTTCGATGGATCGGTCACACCTTGCGCGCAGAGGTCGACGTCACTGTGTCGTCCGACCTGAGCCAGGCCGAGGCCCACGACATCGCCCATGACGTCCAGGCTCGTCTGCTGGATCGGGTGCGCCGTCTCACAGCAGCGACCGTCCACCCCAGCCCGGCGGGTTCGCGTTGA
- a CDS encoding TetR/AcrR family transcriptional regulator, whose amino-acid sequence MRKIVHAAIECLGRDASASTSEIAKVAGVGRVTLYSHFATREELVEAALVEVLAEGDAVLDGLDLEGDPVEVLTALIDSGWQLIAKSSALLQAAQKVLPPGRIQDLHARPAERVEQLIRRGQRDGAFRSDLPSRWMAAAVHHLIHGAATDVADGRLAADEAPDLVLRTVFSGVLAPGRVDA is encoded by the coding sequence ATGCGCAAGATCGTGCACGCTGCGATCGAGTGCCTTGGCCGGGACGCGTCCGCGAGCACCAGTGAGATCGCCAAGGTGGCTGGTGTGGGCCGGGTGACGCTGTACAGCCACTTCGCGACCAGGGAGGAGCTCGTCGAGGCGGCCCTGGTCGAGGTGCTGGCAGAGGGTGATGCCGTGCTGGATGGTCTGGACCTCGAGGGTGACCCTGTCGAGGTGCTCACCGCGCTCATCGACTCTGGTTGGCAGCTCATCGCCAAGTCCAGCGCGCTGCTGCAAGCGGCGCAGAAGGTGTTACCGCCGGGCCGGATCCAGGATCTTCACGCACGGCCCGCAGAGCGTGTCGAGCAGCTGATCCGGCGAGGCCAGCGCGATGGGGCGTTCAGGTCGGATCTGCCGAGTCGGTGGATGGCCGCAGCGGTGCACCACCTGATCCACGGCGCCGCCACGGATGTCGCCGATGGGCGGCTCGCCGCCGACGAAGCGCCCGATCTGGTGCTGCGCACCGTGTTCTCCGGTGTCCTTGCTCCAGGACGCGTCGACGCCTGA
- a CDS encoding MFS transporter, whose translation MTQPAPAPTAQEAPDPRRWRILGMVGIAQLMLILDVTVVAIALPHMGADLGLSRETLTWVVSGYTLTFGGLLLLGGRAADLFGPRRLVLAGLAVFAAGSLAAGLADSGAVLLSGRIAQGVAAAMLSPAALSLVVTIFEGEERNKALGIWSALGGSGAALGVLLGGLLTAGPGWSWVFFVNVPVAVILLATLATQLPAPGLPVNRSGAPRGRLDLLGAALATAGTATLIYAVIRAGEHGWATTTTFGLIAGSVVLYVAFVVRQRTSAQPLMDLGLLARRPVAVGTLLIMVATALMIAVFFLGTFYLQHYQEYSALKTGLLFLPVALATMAGANLAGRSIGSLGARTLGVLGLLVAAAGMAIPALASGTTMLIIGVAIAASGTGVMFVVASATALGQVAPHEAGIASGIVSTFHEFGASLGAAVVSSVAASSIAGRGTAGFEHGFTAGAITALVTAVVAFVLTPKPQATT comes from the coding sequence ATGACCCAGCCAGCCCCAGCGCCTACGGCCCAGGAGGCGCCCGACCCACGTCGTTGGCGCATCCTCGGGATGGTGGGCATCGCCCAGCTCATGCTCATCCTGGACGTCACAGTCGTGGCGATCGCTCTGCCGCACATGGGCGCCGACCTCGGGCTCTCGCGCGAGACCCTCACCTGGGTCGTCAGCGGGTACACACTCACCTTCGGCGGTCTGCTGCTGCTCGGCGGACGCGCCGCGGACCTCTTCGGCCCAAGACGACTCGTTCTCGCCGGACTCGCCGTGTTCGCCGCCGGCTCTCTCGCCGCCGGTCTTGCCGACAGCGGCGCAGTCCTGCTGAGCGGACGAATCGCCCAGGGCGTCGCCGCCGCGATGCTCTCCCCGGCCGCCCTGTCCCTGGTCGTGACGATCTTCGAAGGCGAAGAGCGCAACAAGGCCCTCGGCATCTGGTCCGCGCTCGGCGGCAGCGGCGCGGCGCTCGGTGTGCTCCTCGGAGGCTTGCTCACCGCTGGCCCCGGGTGGTCCTGGGTGTTCTTCGTCAATGTCCCGGTCGCCGTGATCCTGCTCGCAACCCTCGCCACCCAGCTGCCAGCACCGGGCCTGCCGGTGAACCGCTCCGGCGCCCCACGCGGTCGCCTCGACCTGCTCGGCGCCGCCCTGGCGACTGCCGGGACAGCAACCCTGATCTACGCCGTCATCCGCGCCGGCGAGCACGGCTGGGCGACCACCACCACATTCGGCCTGATCGCGGGATCTGTCGTGCTGTACGTCGCGTTCGTCGTCCGCCAGCGGACGTCAGCTCAGCCCCTGATGGACCTGGGCCTGCTCGCGCGACGCCCGGTCGCGGTCGGCACCCTGCTCATCATGGTCGCCACCGCGCTGATGATCGCAGTGTTCTTCCTCGGCACGTTCTACCTGCAGCACTACCAGGAGTACAGCGCGCTGAAGACCGGCCTGCTGTTCCTGCCGGTAGCTCTGGCCACGATGGCCGGCGCCAACCTCGCAGGCCGCAGCATCGGCTCGCTCGGCGCTCGCACGCTCGGCGTCCTCGGCCTGCTCGTGGCCGCTGCGGGGATGGCCATCCCCGCCCTCGCCTCCGGTACGACGATGCTGATCATCGGTGTTGCCATCGCCGCGTCGGGGACAGGCGTGATGTTCGTCGTCGCCTCAGCGACTGCACTAGGACAGGTCGCACCGCACGAGGCCGGCATCGCCTCGGGCATCGTCAGCACTTTCCACGAGTTCGGCGCCTCCCTCGGCGCTGCCGTGGTCTCCAGCGTCGCCGCCAGCAGCATCGCCGGCCGCGGAACGGCTGGGTTCGAGCACGGCTTCACCGCCGGCGCGATCACAGCATTGGTGACCGCCGTCGTCGCCTTCGTGCTCACCCCGAAGCCTCAAGCGACCACCTGA
- a CDS encoding NlpC/P60 family protein, translating to MGEHRDHHKPLKRASRRDVLGLVAGTAVAGASWQALRVLEAIPPAQAQAAPAPTAETQPAVSLNADKFRYLRQSGPARTIVQDEHGRLVATFTDQCRLVAVTGPTRTFAEPQGTGETVRHSSWVRIAPQAWTPGSEKSWGKPWLIAALQDKKPDVLAVAMQYIQGSRDLQDTHGRRYAGNASFGPPGGPGQPRLEASDFYDYLGVPWTFPDGRVKTPEPARIGAMDCSGYLRMVFGYRLGFPLMSKSEPKPGPALPRRAYAMAAYAPGISVIPNRNAQPPAAELAKLQPGDMVFFETDTEIGIDHSGIYMGLDSSRQHRFISSRGEPDGPNMGDIGRHSTLDGPGPFTRGFRTARRI from the coding sequence ATGGGCGAGCACCGGGACCACCACAAACCGCTCAAGCGGGCGAGCAGAAGAGACGTGCTCGGCCTCGTCGCAGGCACGGCCGTGGCCGGGGCGTCGTGGCAGGCACTGCGAGTACTGGAGGCCATACCGCCCGCCCAGGCTCAGGCTGCGCCTGCCCCTACCGCCGAGACTCAGCCCGCTGTCTCGTTGAACGCGGACAAGTTCAGGTACCTGCGCCAGTCCGGCCCAGCCCGCACGATCGTCCAGGACGAGCACGGACGACTCGTCGCGACGTTCACCGACCAGTGCCGACTGGTGGCAGTGACCGGACCGACACGCACCTTCGCCGAACCGCAGGGCACCGGGGAAACCGTCCGCCACAGCTCGTGGGTCCGGATCGCTCCCCAGGCATGGACACCCGGCTCCGAGAAGAGCTGGGGCAAGCCCTGGCTGATAGCAGCGCTCCAGGACAAGAAGCCCGACGTCCTAGCCGTCGCCATGCAGTACATCCAAGGCTCCAGAGATCTCCAGGACACCCACGGTCGCCGGTACGCCGGCAACGCCTCCTTCGGACCGCCTGGGGGCCCCGGGCAGCCGCGACTGGAGGCGTCCGACTTCTACGACTACCTCGGCGTGCCCTGGACGTTCCCCGACGGCCGGGTCAAGACGCCGGAGCCGGCCCGTATCGGCGCGATGGACTGCTCGGGCTATCTGCGCATGGTCTTCGGCTACCGCCTTGGCTTCCCACTGATGAGCAAGAGCGAGCCCAAGCCCGGACCCGCACTGCCACGTCGTGCGTACGCCATGGCCGCCTACGCACCTGGAATCTCCGTGATCCCCAACCGCAACGCCCAACCGCCCGCGGCTGAACTGGCTAAGCTGCAACCCGGCGACATGGTGTTCTTCGAGACCGACACCGAGATCGGCATCGACCACTCCGGCATCTACATGGGCCTGGACAGCAGCCGACAGCACCGGTTCATCTCCAGCCGCGGCGAACCGGACGGACCCAACATGGGAGACATCGGACGCCACTCCACTCTCGACGGCCCGGGGCCCTTCACCCGCGGCTTCCGCACAGCACGCCGAATCTGA
- a CDS encoding VOC family protein, translated as MPLDLVTLIVDDYDRAIDFFVSTLNFVLSEDSPATTTDGRAKRWVVVRPADGGTGIVLARADGAEQEAAIGHQFASRVGVFLRVPDFDATLHRLTTSGCDIVRPTRHEPYGRVCVFRDPWGNQWDLLGPADRAPSTGEV; from the coding sequence ATGCCACTGGATCTCGTCACTCTCATCGTGGACGACTACGACCGAGCCATCGATTTCTTCGTCTCGACGCTCAACTTCGTTCTGAGTGAGGACTCCCCCGCCACCACCACAGACGGGCGAGCGAAGCGGTGGGTCGTGGTCCGCCCCGCCGACGGCGGCACCGGCATCGTGCTCGCACGGGCGGACGGAGCCGAGCAGGAGGCAGCCATCGGCCATCAGTTCGCCAGCCGCGTCGGGGTCTTTCTTCGTGTACCGGACTTCGACGCCACACTGCATCGGCTGACCACCTCAGGATGCGACATCGTCCGCCCGACCAGACACGAGCCGTACGGGCGCGTCTGCGTCTTCCGGGACCCCTGGGGCAACCAGTGGGACCTTCTCGGGCCGGCCGACCGTGCTCCCTCGACTGGCGAGGTGTAG
- a CDS encoding MOSC domain-containing protein gives MATVLSVNVGAPEPIARGKGLPTGIGKRPVDHVDVRDPGPKHGGDGSGVVGDFIGDRQHHGGSTQALYAVAREELDGWEQRLGRSLPDGMFGENLTTQGYEVDAALIGERWRIGPDVVVVVAGPRIPCLTFAARMGEPGWLKTFAAHGRSGGYLSIEVPGRITRGDELEVLSRPDHDITVPVTFAAFMGDLGAGREVLAAGVLDPAEHADLERAVDRRA, from the coding sequence GTGGCAACCGTGCTCTCCGTCAACGTCGGTGCACCCGAGCCGATCGCGCGCGGCAAGGGACTGCCGACCGGCATCGGCAAGCGGCCTGTCGATCATGTCGACGTGCGAGATCCCGGCCCCAAGCACGGCGGTGACGGCAGTGGCGTCGTGGGTGACTTCATCGGTGACCGCCAGCACCACGGCGGCTCCACCCAGGCGCTGTACGCCGTCGCCCGCGAGGAGCTCGACGGCTGGGAGCAGCGCCTCGGGCGCTCGCTGCCGGACGGCATGTTCGGTGAGAACCTCACCACGCAGGGCTACGAGGTCGATGCCGCTCTCATCGGCGAGCGTTGGCGGATCGGCCCGGACGTGGTGGTTGTCGTGGCCGGTCCGCGGATCCCGTGCTTGACGTTCGCGGCGCGGATGGGCGAGCCGGGGTGGCTGAAAACCTTTGCGGCGCATGGGCGTTCGGGCGGGTACCTCTCGATCGAGGTGCCCGGTCGCATCACCCGCGGCGACGAGCTCGAGGTGCTCTCACGCCCGGACCATGACATCACGGTGCCCGTGACGTTCGCGGCATTCATGGGTGATCTGGGCGCGGGACGTGAAGTCCTCGCGGCCGGCGTACTCGACCCGGCGGAGCACGCCGACCTGGAGCGGGCGGTCGACCGGAGGGCCTGA
- a CDS encoding DUF885 domain-containing protein, translating into MTETTSTRTPTRIDAIAERYHEAALALSPIAQTYLGIGGHDSELDDFSPAGREAHAALRADVLRELDAEEPVDDVDRVTVSAMRDRLGVAQEMYDAGLDHSDLNVIASPLQEIRDVLDLMPTDSDEHWTHIAGRLRAMPQALDQWFESLQVGAERGLVSARRQVEACIAQTVDHTADDGYFATLVRSAHTNGDDLSEAIRTDLEDAAQAAASAYQRAGERLREEILPQAPEADGVGREAYPLYSRQFLGAEIDLAETYAWGQEELARITDEMTRVADQVRPGASVKEAMQALDADPAYQLHGTDALKAWMQERADEAVAALGGTHFDIPTPVRTIECMIAPTQSGGIYYTGPSEDFSRPGRMWWSVPKGVEQFGTWRELTTVYHEGVPGHHLQIGQTMYRSQLLNSWRRMDAWTSGHGEGWALYAERLMDELGYLDDPGTQLGMLDGQSLRAARVVLDIGVHCGFDAPEEVGGGSWTYDKAWQFLNAHADMAEGFLRFELDRYLGWPGQAPAYKIGERLWLQLREEVSAREGEAFDLKAFHRRALDIGGVGLDTLREALLR; encoded by the coding sequence GTGACCGAGACCACCTCCACGCGTACGCCCACCCGCATCGACGCGATCGCCGAGCGCTACCACGAAGCAGCGCTGGCCCTGAGCCCCATCGCCCAGACCTACCTCGGCATCGGGGGCCACGACTCCGAGCTCGACGACTTCTCGCCCGCGGGCCGCGAGGCGCACGCCGCGCTGCGGGCCGACGTGCTGCGCGAGCTGGACGCCGAGGAGCCCGTCGACGACGTCGACCGCGTGACGGTCTCGGCGATGCGTGACCGCCTGGGCGTCGCCCAGGAGATGTACGACGCCGGCCTCGACCACAGCGACCTCAACGTCATCGCCTCGCCGCTGCAGGAGATCCGCGACGTCCTCGACCTGATGCCGACCGACAGCGACGAGCACTGGACGCACATCGCGGGCCGACTGCGCGCGATGCCGCAGGCGCTCGACCAGTGGTTCGAGTCGCTGCAGGTCGGCGCAGAGCGGGGGCTGGTCTCGGCGCGCCGCCAGGTCGAGGCGTGCATCGCCCAGACGGTCGACCACACCGCCGACGACGGCTACTTCGCCACTCTCGTCCGCAGCGCGCACACCAACGGTGACGACCTGTCCGAGGCGATCCGCACCGACCTCGAGGACGCCGCCCAGGCCGCGGCGTCGGCGTACCAGCGGGCCGGCGAGCGACTGCGCGAGGAGATCCTGCCGCAGGCGCCCGAGGCCGACGGGGTCGGGCGTGAGGCCTACCCGTTGTACTCCCGCCAGTTCCTCGGCGCCGAGATCGACCTCGCCGAGACCTACGCCTGGGGGCAGGAGGAGCTCGCTCGAATCACCGACGAGATGACCCGCGTCGCCGACCAGGTCAGGCCGGGCGCATCGGTCAAGGAGGCGATGCAGGCGCTGGACGCCGACCCCGCGTACCAGCTGCACGGCACCGACGCGCTCAAGGCGTGGATGCAGGAGCGGGCCGACGAGGCGGTCGCCGCCCTCGGTGGCACGCACTTCGACATCCCGACACCCGTGCGCACGATCGAGTGCATGATCGCGCCGACCCAGTCCGGCGGCATCTACTACACCGGCCCGAGCGAGGACTTCTCCCGGCCCGGTCGCATGTGGTGGTCGGTGCCGAAAGGCGTCGAGCAGTTCGGCACCTGGCGCGAGCTCACGACGGTCTACCACGAGGGTGTGCCCGGTCATCACCTGCAGATCGGGCAGACGATGTACCGCTCGCAGCTGCTCAACTCCTGGCGGCGCATGGACGCCTGGACGTCGGGCCACGGCGAGGGCTGGGCGCTGTACGCCGAGCGCCTCATGGACGAGCTCGGCTACCTCGACGACCCCGGCACCCAGCTCGGCATGCTCGACGGTCAGTCGCTGCGCGCGGCTCGCGTCGTCCTCGACATCGGCGTGCACTGCGGGTTCGACGCGCCCGAGGAGGTCGGCGGCGGCTCCTGGACGTACGACAAGGCCTGGCAGTTCTTGAACGCCCACGCCGACATGGCCGAGGGCTTCCTGCGGTTCGAGCTGGACCGCTACCTCGGCTGGCCCGGCCAGGCACCGGCGTACAAGATCGGTGAACGGCTGTGGCTGCAGCTGCGCGAGGAGGTCAGCGCTCGCGAGGGTGAGGCGTTCGACCTCAAGGCGTTCCACCGCCGCGCGCTCGACATCGGTGGCGTCGGTCTCGACACGTTGCGTGAGGCGCTGCTGCGCTGA